In Tenrec ecaudatus isolate mTenEca1 chromosome 4, mTenEca1.hap1, whole genome shotgun sequence, a single window of DNA contains:
- the LOC142445662 gene encoding olfactory receptor 5J3-like, whose product MTPGELALASGNHTPVTHFILLGFSNYPDLQQLLFGVFLTIYAMTVVGNLGMMALIFTDTRLHSPMYFFLGVLSFLDICYSSVVTPKLLVNFLASDKSISFEGCVIQLTFFVIHVTTESFLLASMAYDRFMAICRPLHYGSVMTKGTCLQLVAASYAFGGVNSAIQTGNVFALPFCGPNQVTHYFCDIPPLLRLACANTARAGSILYVFSALVTLLPAAVILASYSLVLAAIGRMRSAAGREKALSTCASHFLAIAIFYGTVVFTYVQPHGSTNDANGQVVSVFYTIIIPMLNPFIYSLRNKEVKDALLRKLQTNLFPC is encoded by the coding sequence ATGACACCTGGAGAGCTAGCCCTTGCCAGCGGCAACCACACCCCAGTCACCCATTTCATCTTGCTGGGCTTCTCCAACTACCCAGACCTACAGCAGCTTCTCTTTGGAGTCTTCCTGACCATCTATGCCATGACAGTGGTGGGCAACCTGGGGATGATGGCCCTCATCTTCACAGACACGCGTCTCCATAGCCCAATGTATTTCTTCCTCGGTGTCCTCTCTTTTCTTGATATCTGTTACTCCTCTGTGGTCACACCCAAGCTCTTGGTCAACTTCCTGGCCTCTGACAAGTCCATCTCCTTTGAGGGCTGTGTGATCCAGCTGACCTTCTTTGTGATCCATGTGACCACGGAGAGTTTCCTTCTGGCCTCGATGGCCTATGATCGCTTCATGGCCATCTGCCGGCCCCTCCACTATGGTTCCGTCATGACCAAAGGGACCTGTCTCCAGCTGGTGGCTGCTTCCTATGCATTTGGTGGAGTCAATTCCGCTATCCAGACTGGGAATGTCTTTGCCCTGCCTTTCTGTGGACCCAACCAGGTCACCCACTACTTCTGTGACATCCCACCCCTTCTGCGTCTAGCTTGTGCCAACACCGCCAGAGCAGGATCGATTCTCTACGTCTTCTCTGCACTGGTCACGCTGCTGCCTGCTGCGGTCATCCTCGCCTCCTACAGCTTGGTCTTGGCAGCCATCGGGAGGATGCGCTCGGCGGCTGGACGTGAAAAAGCCCTCTCCACCTGTGCCTCCCACTTTCTGGCTATCGCCATTTTCTACGGCACGGTGGTTTTCACCTATGTCCAGCCCCATGGATCCACGAATGATGCCAATGGCCAAGTCGTATCTGTCTTCTACACCATTATCATTCCCATGCTCAACCCCTTTATCTACAGCCTCCGCAACAAGGAGGTGAAGGATGCCCTACTGAGAAAGCTCCAGACCAATCTCTTCCCATGTTGA